A stretch of Faecalibacterium duncaniae DNA encodes these proteins:
- a CDS encoding cysteine-rich VLP domain-containing protein, with the protein MTGGKRLTPPQSRKVNSLVKKECCNCERGHCILLDDGEECVCPQLISCSLLCKWFQIAVLPLDKLLYAELFKTEDKKRCTECGTFFVSKSNSVKYCPDCRKRITRRQAAERMRKRRAAVTR; encoded by the coding sequence ATGACCGGGGGTAAGCGGCTTACGCCGCCACAGAGCCGAAAAGTCAACAGCCTTGTAAAAAAGGAGTGCTGCAACTGCGAGCGCGGACACTGTATCTTACTGGACGACGGGGAGGAATGTGTCTGCCCGCAGCTTATTTCCTGTTCGCTTTTATGCAAGTGGTTTCAAATTGCCGTACTTCCTCTTGATAAGCTACTGTATGCAGAGCTTTTCAAGACAGAGGACAAAAAGCGTTGTACCGAGTGCGGCACGTTCTTTGTATCAAAATCGAACAGCGTCAAATACTGCCCGGACTGCCGGAAGCGGATTACCCGCAGACAGGCAGCCGAGCGCATGAGGAAACGGCGTGCGGCGGTTACGCGATAA
- a CDS encoding transposon-transfer assisting family protein, translated as MIRLTVEEMNLLSIYHEGSKAQLMENMTAALPFMDEDMRPFAERTLQKISPLTENEYAELAIFAADEV; from the coding sequence ATGATTAGACTGACCGTTGAAGAAATGAACCTGTTGAGTATTTACCATGAGGGAAGCAAAGCACAGCTTATGGAAAATATGACGGCTGCGCTGCCGTTCATGGACGAGGATATGCGCCCCTTTGCAGAACGCACCTTACAGAAAATTTCCCCGCTAACAGAAAACGAGTATGCGGAGCTTGCCATTTTCGCCGCTGATGAAGTATGA
- a CDS encoding antirestriction protein ArdA — protein sequence MASLRDTVKDYQEELRDGIAWVAFWKTGRSWNAEYFHLEMSDILYPEDRSRMEEIKQADPAAVVVNGYYSGYLGEDRNLDELTAGVRRHYENGYSNIGEFIEAHDDRLPPELIEEARAAAHAAGLPFSEKAYRDGEEPDPYLFDGSMSMEDYELMHRMIEKERSEHMEQPILSGYLSNLGKYTEGRPAGEWVSFPTTAEHLKEVFDRIGIDGKNYGELHITEYQSSIAGLAGKLTELESLDELNYLSELLKMQFDDDREKFVAAMAYGDHTRDLQDIINLAQNLDCYWLYPSVQSEEDYGHYLIEELDELELPEEAKKYFMYEEYGRDAAINDGGRFTEQGYIYNNRNTFTEWYDGRDVPEEYRVTPQPPVQEKEQADLDASAAIPTTATEQPPVLPIILSSEKPADKMKEITDRLEQGILGLYESDRYADYLRTMSKFHDYSLNNTILIAMQGGNLVKGYKQWEKEFDRHVKPGEKAIKILAPSPFTVKKQVEKIDPDTQKPVFDKDGKPVTEEKEIKIPAFRVVSVFDISQTEGKELPALTYELTGNVEQYKDFFAALEKTSPFAMGFEALSGGVKGRCNYEEKRIIINEGMDELQNIKTAIHEIAHATLHDTALAMPERPDRRTREVQAESVAYAVCQHYGLDTSDYSFGYIAGWSSGKELAELKGSLETIRSTAANLIDTIDGHFAAIQKAQDKEQTTEQAQPAQEATKQPEAEAATPELPEETAPVQEKETQPEQAAPAAPYYPINEAAAKRAKDMNSFSDYKQGSATAEYRHYVDEAVQIAERQKQRVDPMYHEKIDSLLDTYARKLAANMNKGYEIDARVPSILIAGGSNFPTRKKEKQNAARDSNYREWQDIQGLLDKIRSTGMGGISADDPQAVQKLEKKLESLEKSQETMKAVNAYYRKHKTLDGCPHLLPEQLEKLKADMASSWHLGDKPFATWALSNNSAEIRRVKDRIKSLSQQKEIGFVGWEFDGGKVEANTEANRLQIFFEDKPDEATREALKSNGFRWSPKAGAWQRQLTSNAYYAADYVKAIAPLTGEKPTELQRAHIRAQKVAAQEQFAQGQPEQEAPQDKDTFSIYQIKGGDETRDLRFEPYDRLIAAGHRVDAKNYTLVYSAPLTPGTSLEDIYTRFNIDHPKDFKGHSLSVSDVVVLHQNGQDTAHYVDSFGYKDVPEFLQPENYLKAAEQTTEQNYNMIDGQINNTPTATELEEKAKAGGQISLAEYAEALKAEKKQAEPEKKSSIRAQLKAAKEQAPKKQARQKTQDLERS from the coding sequence ATGGCAAGTTTACGGGACACCGTAAAGGACTATCAAGAAGAATTAAGGGACGGTATCGCTTGGGTGGCGTTTTGGAAAACGGGACGCTCTTGGAACGCAGAATATTTCCACCTTGAAATGAGCGATATTCTCTACCCGGAGGACAGAAGCCGCATGGAAGAAATCAAACAGGCTGACCCTGCCGCCGTTGTGGTAAACGGCTATTACTCCGGCTATCTTGGCGAGGATAGGAACCTTGACGAGCTGACCGCCGGGGTGCGCCGCCACTACGAAAACGGATATAGCAATATCGGGGAATTTATCGAAGCCCACGACGACAGGCTGCCGCCGGAGCTTATCGAGGAAGCAAGAGCCGCCGCCCACGCTGCGGGGCTGCCTTTCTCTGAAAAAGCCTACCGGGACGGCGAAGAACCCGACCCCTATCTATTTGACGGGAGCATGAGCATGGAGGACTACGAGCTTATGCACCGCATGATTGAGAAAGAAAGGAGCGAACACATGGAACAACCGATTTTAAGCGGGTATCTTTCTAATCTTGGAAAGTACACCGAGGGCAGACCTGCGGGCGAATGGGTATCATTCCCCACGACTGCCGAGCATTTGAAAGAAGTCTTTGACCGTATCGGCATAGACGGCAAAAACTACGGGGAGCTGCATATCACAGAATACCAGTCCTCTATTGCGGGACTGGCAGGAAAATTGACCGAGCTTGAAAGCCTTGACGAGCTGAACTATTTGAGCGAACTTTTGAAAATGCAGTTTGACGACGACAGGGAAAAATTTGTTGCAGCTATGGCATACGGCGACCATACAAGGGACTTGCAGGACATTATCAACCTTGCACAAAACCTTGATTGTTACTGGCTTTATCCGTCCGTACAGAGTGAGGAAGATTACGGGCATTATCTGATTGAAGAACTGGACGAGTTGGAGCTGCCCGAAGAAGCAAAAAAATATTTCATGTATGAGGAATACGGGCGGGACGCTGCTATCAATGACGGGGGCAGATTTACCGAGCAGGGCTATATCTACAATAACCGTAATACCTTTACAGAATGGTATGACGGGCGCGACGTGCCGGAGGAATACCGGGTAACGCCGCAGCCGCCAGTACAGGAAAAGGAACAGGCAGACCTTGACGCTTCCGCAGCTATACCGACCACCGCCACAGAGCAGCCCCCGGTTCTCCCGATTATCCTATCTTCTGAAAAGCCCGCTGACAAGATGAAAGAGATTACCGACCGACTGGAACAGGGGATTTTAGGACTGTATGAAAGCGACCGTTACGCCGACTATCTGCGTACTATGTCAAAATTCCATGATTACAGCCTTAACAATACAATCCTTATCGCCATGCAGGGCGGCAATCTTGTGAAAGGCTATAAACAATGGGAAAAGGAATTTGACCGCCATGTAAAGCCGGGAGAAAAAGCTATCAAGATACTTGCGCCGTCCCCGTTTACCGTTAAGAAACAGGTGGAAAAAATCGACCCGGACACCCAAAAGCCTGTTTTCGATAAGGACGGGAAACCTGTTACCGAGGAAAAGGAAATCAAGATACCCGCCTTTCGTGTGGTATCTGTCTTTGATATTTCACAGACCGAGGGAAAGGAGCTTCCTGCCCTTACCTATGAGCTGACGGGCAACGTGGAACAATACAAGGATTTTTTCGCTGCCCTTGAAAAGACTTCTCCCTTTGCTATGGGATTTGAAGCACTAAGCGGCGGCGTAAAAGGACGCTGCAATTATGAGGAAAAGCGTATCATCATCAACGAGGGCATGGACGAATTGCAGAATATCAAGACCGCAATCCATGAAATCGCCCACGCCACGCTGCATGATACTGCCCTTGCTATGCCGGAACGCCCCGACCGCCGTACCCGCGAGGTACAGGCGGAAAGCGTCGCCTATGCTGTCTGCCAACATTACGGGCTTGATACGTCGGACTATTCTTTTGGATATATCGCCGGGTGGAGCAGCGGAAAAGAACTTGCAGAACTGAAAGGCTCTCTTGAAACAATCCGCAGCACCGCCGCAAATCTGATTGATACCATAGACGGACATTTTGCAGCAATCCAAAAGGCACAGGATAAGGAACAGACCACCGAACAGGCGCAGCCCGCACAGGAAGCTACCAAACAGCCCGAAGCAGAAGCCGCCACGCCGGAGCTTCCCGAAGAAACAGCCCCGGTACAGGAAAAAGAAACACAGCCGGAACAGGCTGCACCCGCCGCCCCTTATTATCCTATCAATGAAGCTGCCGCCAAACGTGCAAAGGATATGAACAGCTTTTCCGATTATAAGCAAGGCAGCGCGACGGCTGAATACAGGCATTATGTAGATGAAGCCGTACAAATCGCAGAAAGGCAAAAACAGCGGGTAGACCCGATGTACCATGAGAAAATCGACAGCCTGCTTGACACCTATGCCCGGAAACTGGCGGCGAACATGAATAAAGGCTATGAGATTGACGCGCGTGTTCCCTCTATCCTGATTGCGGGCGGCTCTAACTTCCCCACAAGGAAGAAAGAAAAGCAGAACGCAGCCCGCGACAGCAATTACCGGGAATGGCAGGACATACAAGGGCTTCTTGATAAAATCCGCAGTACCGGCATGGGCGGTATCAGCGCAGACGACCCGCAGGCAGTACAGAAGTTAGAAAAGAAACTGGAAAGCCTTGAAAAATCACAGGAAACCATGAAAGCCGTAAACGCCTATTACCGTAAGCACAAGACCCTTGACGGCTGCCCGCATTTGTTGCCGGAACAGCTTGAAAAATTAAAAGCGGACATGGCGAGCAGTTGGCATTTGGGGGACAAGCCCTTTGCGACTTGGGCGTTATCCAACAACAGCGCGGAAATCCGGCGCGTGAAAGACCGTATCAAATCCCTTTCACAGCAAAAAGAAATCGGTTTTGTGGGTTGGGAATTCGACGGCGGCAAGGTGGAAGCAAACACCGAAGCGAACCGTCTGCAAATCTTCTTTGAGGATAAGCCGGACGAAGCTACGCGGGAAGCCTTAAAAAGCAACGGCTTCCGTTGGTCGCCAAAAGCCGGGGCATGGCAGCGGCAGCTTACCAGTAACGCCTATTATGCGGCTGATTATGTCAAGGCGATTGCACCTCTTACCGGGGAAAAGCCTACCGAGTTACAGCGGGCGCATATCCGGGCGCAAAAGGTAGCTGCACAGGAACAATTCGCACAAGGGCAGCCGGAGCAGGAAGCCCCACAGGATAAAGACACCTTTTCCATTTATCAGATAAAAGGCGGGGACGAAACAAGGGACTTGCGTTTTGAGCCTTACGACCGTCTGATTGCCGCCGGACACCGGGTAGACGCGAAAAACTATACACTTGTCTATTCCGCACCTCTTACGCCGGGGACTTCCCTTGAAGATATTTACACCCGCTTTAATATCGACCACCCGAAAGATTTTAAGGGACACAGCCTTTCCGTTTCCGACGTGGTGGTACTTCATCAGAACGGACAGGACACCGCCCACTATGTAGACAGCTTCGGTTATAAGGACGTGCCGGAGTTTTTGCAGCCGGAAAATTATCTGAAAGCTGCCGAACAGACCACCGAGCAGAATTACAACATGATTGACGGGCAGATAAACAACACCCCGACCGCTACGGAACTGGAAGAAAAAGCAAAAGCCGGAGGACAGATTTCCCTTGCAGAATACGCCGAAGCCCTCAAAGCAGAAAAGAAACAGGCAGAGCCGGAGAAAAAGTCCTCTATCCGGGCGCAGCTTAAAGCAGCGAAAGAACAGGCACCGAAGAAACAGGCAAGACAGAAAACACAGGATTTGGAAAGGAGCTGA
- a CDS encoding DNA topoisomerase 3, whose translation MILVIAEKPSVAQTIAAVLGAKEKKDGFLTGSGYIVSWCVGHLVGLAEAAAYGEQYKKWSYDSLPILPQEWKYTVSADKEKQFKTLKELMHRADVSEVVNACDAGREGELIFRFVYEMAGCKKPMRRLWISSMEDSAIKEGFSCLKNGRDYDPLFASALCRAKADWLIGINATRLFSVLYNHTLNVGRVQTPTLKMLVDRDAAITTFKKEKYYHVRLALSGAEAASERISNKAEADALKTTCEASRAVCTSLVKEKKTAAPPKLFDLTSLQREANRLFGYTAKQTLDLAQALYEKRLLTYPRTDSAFLTDDMGDTAAGIIKLLCGKFSFMAGKDFTPELGKVLNSKKVSDHHAIIPTMELAKTDLAALPESERNILTLSGARLLMATAAPHTFEAVTAVFECAGQSFTARGKTVLSDGWKEIDRRYRAALKNKPETDDADSDTEKTLPPFTEGQTFDNPAATVTEHDTTPPKPHNEASLLSAMERAGSEDTDPDAERKGLGTPATRAAVIEKLVKGGFVERKGKQLLPTKDGINLVCVLPDTLTSPQLTAEWENNLTQIAKGKADPAAFMEGIENMARELVKTYPFLSDDKAQMFKPEREALGSCPRCGSPVYEGKKNYYCSNKECIFTMWKNDRFFEERKVTFTPKIAAALLKSGKVNVKKLYSPKTGKTYNGTIVLADTGGRYVNYRIELPKKK comes from the coding sequence TTGATTTTAGTTATCGCAGAAAAGCCCAGTGTGGCGCAGACAATCGCTGCCGTACTTGGGGCAAAGGAAAAGAAAGACGGATTTCTCACAGGAAGCGGCTATATCGTTTCTTGGTGTGTGGGACATTTGGTAGGGCTTGCGGAAGCTGCCGCTTACGGGGAGCAGTATAAAAAGTGGAGCTATGACAGCTTACCGATTTTGCCGCAGGAATGGAAATACACCGTTTCCGCTGACAAGGAAAAGCAATTCAAAACCTTAAAGGAGCTTATGCACCGGGCAGACGTTTCCGAAGTCGTCAATGCCTGCGACGCAGGGCGCGAGGGAGAACTCATTTTCCGTTTTGTCTATGAAATGGCAGGCTGCAAGAAACCTATGCGCCGCCTTTGGATTTCTTCTATGGAGGACAGCGCAATCAAAGAGGGCTTTTCCTGTCTGAAGAACGGCAGGGATTATGACCCTCTCTTTGCTTCCGCATTATGCAGGGCAAAAGCAGACTGGCTAATCGGTATCAATGCCACCCGCCTTTTTTCTGTCCTTTACAATCATACCTTGAACGTGGGGCGCGTACAGACCCCGACCTTAAAAATGCTTGTTGACCGGGACGCAGCGATTACCACTTTCAAGAAAGAAAAATACTACCATGTACGCCTTGCATTATCCGGCGCGGAAGCTGCAAGTGAACGAATTTCAAATAAGGCAGAAGCCGACGCATTAAAAACGACTTGCGAAGCGTCGCGGGCAGTATGTACTTCCCTTGTGAAAGAGAAAAAGACCGCAGCTCCGCCGAAGCTCTTTGACCTTACTTCTTTACAGAGGGAAGCAAACCGCCTGTTCGGATATACGGCAAAACAGACCCTTGACCTTGCACAAGCCTTGTATGAAAAGCGTTTGCTTACTTATCCGAGAACAGACAGCGCATTTCTGACCGACGACATGGGCGACACAGCGGCGGGCATTATCAAGCTGCTTTGTGGGAAGTTTTCCTTTATGGCGGGAAAAGACTTCACGCCGGAACTTGGAAAGGTGCTGAACAGTAAAAAGGTATCAGACCACCATGCCATTATCCCAACTATGGAGCTTGCAAAGACCGACCTTGCCGCGCTGCCGGAAAGCGAAAGGAATATCCTTACCCTTTCCGGGGCGCGTCTACTTATGGCGACCGCTGCACCGCATACCTTTGAAGCGGTTACGGCAGTCTTTGAATGTGCCGGACAGTCCTTTACCGCAAGGGGAAAAACGGTGCTGTCCGACGGGTGGAAAGAGATTGACCGAAGATACAGGGCAGCCTTAAAGAACAAGCCCGAAACGGACGACGCAGACAGCGACACAGAAAAGACCCTGCCGCCGTTTACCGAGGGACAAACCTTTGACAATCCGGCTGCAACGGTAACGGAGCATGACACAACACCGCCAAAGCCCCACAACGAAGCGTCGCTCCTTTCTGCTATGGAACGCGCCGGAAGTGAGGACACCGACCCGGACGCAGAACGCAAAGGGCTTGGAACTCCCGCCACCCGCGCCGCTGTCATTGAAAAACTGGTAAAGGGCGGCTTTGTGGAACGAAAAGGCAAGCAGCTACTTCCCACAAAAGACGGTATCAACCTTGTGTGCGTCCTGCCGGACACCTTGACAAGCCCGCAGCTTACCGCAGAATGGGAAAACAATCTGACGCAGATTGCAAAAGGCAAGGCAGACCCCGCCGCATTTATGGAGGGTATCGAGAATATGGCGCGGGAACTGGTAAAGACCTATCCGTTTCTTTCTGATGATAAAGCGCAGATGTTCAAGCCGGAACGGGAAGCGTTGGGAAGCTGCCCCCGCTGCGGTTCTCCTGTCTATGAGGGAAAGAAAAACTACTATTGCAGCAACAAAGAATGTATCTTTACCATGTGGAAAAATGACCGTTTCTTTGAAGAACGAAAAGTAACCTTTACCCCGAAGATTGCCGCTGCACTCTTAAAATCCGGCAAGGTAAATGTGAAAAAGCTCTATTCCCCAAAGACAGGCAAAACCTACAACGGAACTATCGTATTGGCTGATACGGGCGGGAGATATGTCAACTACCGCATTGAACTGCCGAAGAAAAAATAA
- a CDS encoding VanZ family protein — protein MEYDIIVPTIGNDRVKQIFRVSKGDKNMLPISDILIRSISGYVFIVPVFILYFLYLKKSGRKQSLLHITAVFLFYYYLFGILTVTGIGYTSTISFRPRISLIPFLGMISGPIDTILNVVLFVPFGFFLPLLYKKYHHIKTVVLTGFLFSLSVEIVQMFGWGSTDINDLITNTVGVCLGYLVYYLLSKVLPNNLRKQFQSENVNDMVEVPLFAIYTFIIMVTVQPWVIHSLLNIG, from the coding sequence ATGGAATATGATATAATTGTTCCAACCATAGGAAATGATAGAGTTAAACAAATTTTTAGAGTAAGCAAAGGAGATAAAAATATGTTACCCATTTCTGATATTCTTATTCGCTCAATAAGTGGATATGTGTTTATAGTTCCAGTTTTTATATTGTATTTCTTATACCTTAAAAAATCAGGAAGAAAGCAAAGCCTTCTCCATATTACTGCTGTATTTTTATTCTATTATTATCTTTTCGGGATTTTGACCGTAACAGGTATTGGTTATACAAGCACAATATCATTTCGTCCGAGGATTTCTCTGATTCCGTTTCTCGGTATGATAAGTGGACCAATAGATACCATACTGAATGTTGTTTTATTTGTTCCTTTTGGATTTTTTCTGCCGTTGCTGTATAAGAAATATCATCACATAAAGACTGTTGTATTAACTGGTTTTCTGTTCTCTTTATCTGTTGAAATTGTTCAGATGTTTGGTTGGGGTTCAACAGATATAAATGACCTTATTACAAATACAGTTGGAGTCTGTTTAGGATATTTGGTTTATTATTTGCTATCAAAAGTCTTGCCTAATAATTTAAGAAAACAATTTCAATCTGAGAATGTCAATGATATGGTCGAAGTGCCTTTGTTTGCAATTTACACATTTATAATCATGGTTACAGTTCAACCTTGGGTAATCCATAGTTTACTCAATATTGGATAA
- a CDS encoding DUF4366 domain-containing protein — MKNKLKKTMTALCAALILMGGFSVPAYAQGAATEPPAGDATNDSNVVVEEKEETPPLTPKGNATLVDDYGGNKQLITVTTKGGNYFYILIDRAAEGEQTVHFLNQVDEADLMALTENGEAAKKPEICNCTEKCEAGKVNTSCPVCVTSMTGCTGKEPTPTPTEQPEEPKGKGGNPGVVLALVLFALLGGGAAFYYFKFLKPKQNVKGDTDLEDFEFEDYDEDEPEADTGETPEDEETEEETL, encoded by the coding sequence ATGAAAAATAAACTGAAAAAGACCATGACTGCCCTTTGTGCCGCCCTTATCCTTATGGGCGGTTTTTCTGTCCCTGCCTATGCACAGGGCGCAGCCACAGAGCCGCCCGCAGGGGACGCGACCAACGACAGCAACGTAGTTGTGGAGGAAAAAGAGGAAACGCCGCCCCTTACCCCAAAGGGAAACGCAACACTGGTTGACGATTACGGCGGCAATAAGCAGCTTATCACTGTTACCACCAAAGGCGGCAACTATTTCTATATCCTCATTGACCGCGCCGCCGAGGGCGAACAGACCGTACATTTCCTAAATCAAGTGGACGAAGCCGACCTTATGGCACTGACCGAAAACGGCGAAGCTGCCAAAAAGCCGGAAATCTGTAACTGTACGGAGAAATGCGAAGCCGGAAAGGTAAACACGTCCTGCCCGGTATGTGTTACCAGTATGACAGGCTGCACAGGCAAAGAACCTACCCCAACACCAACCGAGCAGCCGGAAGAACCGAAAGGAAAAGGCGGCAATCCCGGTGTGGTGCTTGCCTTAGTCCTCTTTGCCCTGCTTGGTGGCGGCGCAGCGTTCTACTACTTTAAGTTTCTAAAGCCGAAGCAGAATGTAAAGGGCGATACCGACCTTGAAGATTTTGAATTTGAGGACTACGACGAGGACGAGCCGGAAGCAGATACCGGGGAAACTCCCGAAGATGAAGAAACGGAGGAAGAAACCCTATGA
- a CDS encoding DUF4315 family protein, with translation MANNKIDRINKEIAKTREKITEYQNKLKGLEAQKTEAENLEIVQLVRAMRLTPQELNAMLSGGGIPGMNAAPATEAADYEEQEDNADEK, from the coding sequence ATGGCAAACAATAAAATCGACCGTATCAATAAGGAAATCGCAAAGACCCGCGAGAAAATCACAGAGTATCAGAACAAGTTAAAAGGACTGGAAGCGCAGAAAACCGAAGCGGAAAACCTTGAAATCGTGCAGCTTGTACGCGCTATGCGACTTACCCCGCAGGAATTAAATGCTATGCTGTCCGGCGGCGGTATTCCCGGCATGAACGCCGCACCCGCTACCGAAGCGGCAGACTACGAAGAACAGGAGGACAATGCAGATGAAAAATAA
- a CDS encoding CHAP domain-containing protein: MKQLKPRDKITQKMTRDGLIEVNETQQTAERISSREADSDFSQPDSAAAERVIEHLDAAHTRKANKKEVKKEQEATALRTSTSRLQFTEEERATPELETYIKKSEKAADRLDAAKAAIPKQKKLVKERTFDEAAGKAKTRLHFEEQEKPIPGGKAHSNPLSRPAQEAGIFVHNKIHSVEKDNSGAEGAHKSEELAERGARYGTRKFKQGYRSHKLKPYREAAKAEKAAFKANVNFQYHKVLQENPQLTSNPFSRFMQKQKIKRQYAKTVKKGGAATAKATAGASQTAAKKAAAFVGRHPAGVIIAIAALLLFIMVSVGLSSCGAMFSGSMNSVLGTSYTSEDSDLVATEQSYAAMENELQSEIDNIETTHSGYDEYRYDLDTIGHNPHELASYLTALLQSYTPQSAQAELKRLFGLQYTLTLTEEIEIRTTTDEEGNEEEYEYRILNVKLTNKPIASLAEELLNPQQFEMFKVYLQTQGNKPLIFGGGSPDGSPSEDLSGVEFVNGTRPGNPEFMELAKQQVGNVGGYPYWSWYGFNSRVEWCACFVSWCYNQAGKSEPRFAGCEWQGVPWFQSRGQWGARGYENIAPGDAIFFDWDLDGVADHVGLVLGRDGSRVYTVEGNSGDACKIKSYDLNYQCIKGYGLMNW; the protein is encoded by the coding sequence ATGAAACAGTTAAAACCACGCGATAAAATCACGCAGAAAATGACCCGCGACGGGCTTATCGAGGTAAACGAAACACAGCAGACCGCCGAGCGTATCAGCAGCCGGGAAGCAGACAGCGACTTTTCACAGCCGGACAGTGCCGCAGCGGAACGCGTCATAGAACATCTTGACGCAGCACATACCCGAAAAGCAAACAAAAAGGAAGTCAAAAAAGAGCAGGAAGCTACTGCTTTGCGTACTTCCACTTCCCGCTTACAGTTTACCGAGGAAGAACGGGCAACGCCGGAACTGGAAACTTACATCAAAAAATCGGAAAAAGCCGCTGACCGACTGGACGCAGCAAAGGCAGCTATCCCAAAGCAAAAGAAACTGGTTAAGGAGCGCACCTTTGACGAAGCCGCAGGAAAGGCAAAGACCCGCCTGCACTTTGAGGAACAGGAAAAGCCGATACCCGGCGGCAAAGCCCACAGCAACCCGTTATCCCGCCCCGCGCAGGAAGCGGGTATTTTTGTTCACAACAAAATCCACAGCGTCGAGAAAGACAATTCCGGCGCGGAGGGCGCGCACAAATCGGAGGAACTTGCCGAGCGCGGCGCAAGGTACGGGACAAGGAAATTCAAACAGGGCTACCGCAGCCATAAGCTGAAACCCTACCGGGAAGCAGCAAAGGCAGAAAAGGCAGCGTTCAAGGCAAATGTGAACTTCCAGTATCACAAAGTCTTGCAGGAAAATCCTCAGCTTACAAGCAATCCCTTTTCCCGGTTTATGCAGAAACAAAAAATCAAACGCCAGTATGCAAAAACTGTAAAGAAAGGCGGTGCAGCCACCGCCAAAGCAACCGCCGGAGCGTCACAGACAGCAGCAAAGAAAGCGGCTGCCTTTGTAGGGCGACACCCGGCGGGCGTGATAATCGCTATCGCCGCGCTGCTTCTGTTCATCATGGTATCAGTAGGGCTTTCCTCTTGTGGGGCAATGTTTTCCGGCAGCATGAACAGCGTGTTAGGGACTTCCTACACGTCCGAGGACAGCGACCTTGTGGCAACGGAACAGAGCTATGCTGCAATGGAAAACGAACTGCAAAGTGAGATTGACAATATCGAAACCACCCACAGCGGCTATGATGAATACCGCTATGACCTTGACACTATCGGGCATAACCCACACGAACTTGCGTCTTATCTGACCGCCCTTTTACAGAGCTACACCCCACAGAGCGCACAGGCAGAGCTAAAACGGCTGTTCGGCTTACAGTACACCTTGACGCTGACGGAAGAAATCGAGATACGCACCACCACCGACGAGGAGGGCAACGAGGAAGAATACGAATACCGTATCTTGAACGTGAAGCTGACAAACAAGCCGATTGCTTCCCTTGCGGAAGAACTGCTGAACCCACAGCAGTTTGAAATGTTCAAAGTGTACTTACAGACACAGGGCAACAAACCGTTGATTTTTGGCGGCGGCTCTCCCGACGGCAGCCCGTCCGAGGATTTAAGCGGCGTGGAGTTTGTAAACGGCACACGTCCCGGAAACCCGGAGTTTATGGAGCTTGCAAAACAGCAAGTCGGAAACGTGGGCGGTTATCCCTATTGGAGTTGGTATGGCTTTAACAGCCGCGTGGAATGGTGCGCCTGCTTTGTGTCATGGTGCTACAATCAAGCCGGAAAAAGCGAACCCCGCTTTGCAGGCTGCGAATGGCAGGGCGTTCCTTGGTTCCAGTCAAGGGGACAATGGGGCGCGCGGGGCTATGAGAATATCGCACCGGGCGACGCTATCTTTTTCGATTGGGATTTAGACGGTGTTGCAGACCATGTGGGGCTTGTGCTTGGCAGGGACGGAAGCCGCGTCTATACCGTTGAGGGCAATTCCGGCGACGCCTGCAAGATAAAGAGCTATGACCTTAACTATCAATGTATCAAAGGCTATGGGCTGATGAACTGGTAA